CTATTTCCTGGCATAGAACCGCATTACTTTCAATTCAACTTTCATGGAAAAGCCTTCAAATTTATTAATTAAACTCAGTCGGCGTTTGTTTAACGACCCCTCTGAACAAGAGAAATTCATTGAGGCATTAATTTATCCCAAACCGTTTCTACCTTGCATTCTTTGGTGTCAGGAAAAACCAGCTGGTTTATCATTTTCTGTTGAGCCATCTCTCTCTTGGCAACCATCTTTTGTAGAGCGTTTATCTTTAGGAGAAAAACCGGGTCAACATTCCCTGCATGAAAGTGGTTATTACTACTGCCTAGACTTTTCCTCTATTTTTGCAGCTTCCACTCTATTAACGATACCGTTGTCAGTGCAGTTAGTTTTTGATATGTGCGCTGCACCAGGAGGAAAGAGTATTTTTGCCTGGAAAGCTTTGCAGCCAGAATTATTGATGAGTAACGAAGTTATTGGTAAACGGACTGGAATGCTAATCTCTAACTTGAAACGTTGCCATATCAGCCCATGTGTGGCGCTAAGTAAGGATTCAAGTATTCTGGCACAGTTGATACCTAACTCCAGTAATGTAGTGATTGTAGATGCACCTTGTACAGGTCAATCGTTACTAGCTAAAGGTGGTAAAGCGCCTGGATGTTTTCATCCAACTGCTATTAATAAAAGTGCTAATCGTCAAAAAAGGATAATTGCTAACTCAGCTCAGCTAGTTGCACCCCAAGGCTATTTAGCCTATATGACTTGTACTTATTCCCCTGAAGAGAACGAGCAAGTATGTGAATGGTTTTTAGAAAAGTTTCCTCAGTTTGAGCCATTGGTAATTCCTCATTTAGCAACTTATCAATCGCACCTAGCTAGTATTCCTTGTTATCGGATGTGGCCTCAAGCAGGTCTGGGTGCTGGTGCTTTCACAATTTTATTTAAGAATACTGAGGAGGGACCGGTAAATCAGATAGATACAAATGTGTTCTCCGATCAAGGGTTTACTCGGATTTTATGAAGAAAGTGATAATGGAGGCAGGCGATCACCCCCATCACCTCTGGACAATCAGCCAAGAACTTAATGTTCATCTAGTGGTTTCTTTCCCATGACAAAAATAGTCTCAACATCCAGCCAAATCCCTTGAGCCGTCATTAGTGTCTCGATTGCTGCCAAGTGTTCTGCCTTGAACTGCTCTAACTTCTCCGCTGGAATTTGCGACAGCGGAATCCGAAAGCCAGCATTCCAGACTAGTTCCCACCACTCGTCTACACTGCTTAGATAGTAGCCTAGCTGCTCGGTCTGTATTTCGATTTCCTCAAAGCCTATCTCTTGCATCAAATTGAAACACTTTTCTGGCGTGTCAAGCCGTCCACTGGCTGAGGGAAACAACGCACCATAATTTTCGATTTGCGTCCTAAATCGGGTAGACATTGGCTTAAAGGCAGTCTGATTAAAACTGGAAAATGCCACCAATCCACCTGCTCGGGTGACGCGCTGCCAGTCTCGCAGTCCAGCTAGCATATCTGGCAGAAAGAAAATACCTGATGCACAAAGCACAGCATCAAAGCTATTGTCATTGAAGCTTAGTTGTTCCGCATCTTCCTGCCGTAGCTCTATATTCTTCAGACCTGCTGCCGCAACTTTTTGCTGTGCTTGCTCTAGCATATCTGGGGCAAGATCTATCCCAACTACCTTACCCGTAGAACCAACGTGGTTGGCGATCATGATCGCTGCTGTTCCCGTTCCCGTAGCAATATCTAGAACCTTCTGTCCACTTTGCAACTTTGCCAATTCTACTAACCGCTCGGCACAAGTTGGAAGAAAGCGCAAAGCTGGTTTGTCGTAACCCGTTGAAGCTAAATTGAAGCCGAGTGTAACTTCCTGTTTACGTTCACTAGGCTGAACTGGATTAGTCATAGAAGTCTCCTCAAGTTGATTACAATAAGCGGCGTTGGATAGCTGCCTTTTTTCCCAATGCGACTGTAGTAACCACCACAGCAGCAGCCCCAATCGTAATCGGCGCGATCGCCTCACCCAGTAGTAGCGCAGAGGCGAAAATCGTTAAAAAGGGTTGCAAAAGTTGGATTTGACCAACCCGCGCCACACCTCCCATTGCTAAGCCTTGATACCAAGCAAAAAACGCTAGAAACTGACTGACAATGCTGACGTAGCCAAAGCCCAACCAGGCAGTAGGGGAAGCGACCAATCCGTGCTGCCAAAGTGCGATCGCCACAAGCAAGATTAAAAGCGGAGCCGCCAGTACCAACGCCCAACAGATTACCTGCCACCCTCCCAGAAATCGGGCTAAACGTCCGCCCTCGGCATAAGCAACAGCAGCTGCGACTCCTGCACCAAGTAGAGCAACATCTGCACCCTGTATTTGCCCAGCCCCAGAAATGACTGCAAACAGGATCACTGTAGTGCTACCAGCGATACTAGCAATCCAAAAACTAAGGGAAGGGCGTTCCCCTGCCCGAAAAGTAGCTGCGATCGCAGTTGCTAGAGGCATTAGTCCTAAAACCACCGCCCCATGTGCTGCTGGCAGTTGCTGCATTGCCCAAGCAGACAGCAACGGAAATCCCAGAATTACCCCAGCGGCAACAATTAGTAAACTACCCCAGTGTTTGCGATTCGGTAATGGCTGATGAGTTGCCCACAAAACTATCACTGCTAAGAGAGCAGCTACTACTGCACGCCCTAACCCTACAATAGCCGGGTCGAGGTCAGTGACTGCGGCGCGAGTTGCTGGCAAAGTTAGGCTGAAGCCGAGTACACCCAAAAAGCCATACCCTAGACCTAACATTTCGGGATCAACACCGCGATTCCCTTGATATCGTCTCACGCGTGTAGTCTCCTGTCATAGTGCTGAAGTGTACAAGCTCCTCATCAACAAGGAATTAGATAATTTAAGCGTCTTCCAGCAATTATCGATGTGAGAAGGTACAGATTCAGCAGATTTGATCTAGTACAGTTGCAGCGATTCAAACTGTTATGGTCAAACTTAGGCAAACTGTACTGGGTGAAGCAGAATCAAATCCCCTATAGTACCTGTAATGCAATTACTGTCATGCTAAAACACGGGCGGCACTGTGAAGATTCCCTTAGATCGGCAGTCACCATACCCTCTCTACTTACAAATCCGCGACTACCTAAGTCGCCTAATTCAATCTGGAAGCCTTCCACCCGCAGCAAGGCTGCCTTCAATTCGGACTTTATCAGAGAGTGTCCAAGTTAATAAACTGACAGTGATTGAGGCATATGGAGTTTTGGAAGCAGACGGTCTTATCCATGCCCGTCAAGGAGCTGGATACTTTGTTAACAGTACAGCGAATTCTACGCTCAAGCTGCACTCCACCTTTGCTCCAGCCCAAAACGTGATTATTTCAGAAGGGGGAGGGTCTTTCTTTGAGCAATATGCGGCTTCCTTACAAGCACAACAGCAGGGGAAAATCATTGATTTTAGCTCTGGTTTTCCCCGTGCTTCGGACTTAGACAGTTTCCAGCGAATTGCTAAACGAGCAGTGGCTCGCTCTGCTGAAGCCTTATTCCGGTACGACTTTCCTCAGGGACAGCTAGCTCTACAGCAGCAAATTGTCCAAATGTTGGTGCAGCAAGGATTAGAAGTTTCAACCGAAGAACTGATTATTACCAACGGCTCTGAACAGGCTTTGTCTTTAGCCATTCGTTACCACGTCCAACCCGGTGATTGGGTAATTGTTGAAACTCCTACCTATCACGGCGCACTTGCCATCCTAGAAAATTTGGGTGCAAAAGTAATTGGGATTCCGATGACGGCAGAAGGGATGAATCTGGAGTTGCTGGAGCAGTATCTCCGCAGCCATCGTCCAAAATTGATCTACACAATCAGTACCCTGCATAACCCGACCGGCATCACGACTTCCCAAACACATCGCCAACAATTACTGTCGCTAGCCGAACATTACGAGTGCCCCATTTTGGAAGACAACGCCTATGAAGGATTAAACTTTGAACCTGTTCCAGCCCCAATTAAAGCGTTGGATCGCCATGATTGGGTTACCTACATTAGTACGTTTTCTAAAACCCTGATGCCTGGATTGCGAGTTGGCTACATGGTGGTGACGGGTCAGCATTATCGACCGATTTTAGAGCAGAAAATCCTTCAAGATCTTCACGTTTCCACGGTTTCCCAGGCGATCGTCCGGGAATTTCTCACTTCAGGGCATTATCGTCGTTACCTCAGCCGCCTTCGTACCAGCAACCTCCAAAGCCGGAATGCTATGCTTCAGGCTTTGGAGCGTTATTTTCCTCAACAGGTATGTTGGACGGTTCCCAAGGGAGGTCTATTTCTCTGGGTACATTTACCAAACGGTCTACCCATGCAGGTGATTTGTCGGGAAGCCTTGGCTCAAAATATTTTGGTTGCCTCTGGAGCGGCGTTTTTTCCAGGACAGCAAGGCTATCCAGCAATGCGTTTAAATTTCTCTCACTCATTAGCAGAAATTGAGCGAGGAATTTTAGTGCTGGGTCGGTTACTCAAACAACATTTGGGATTAGGAATAAGCGCTCAAGAGCCCCAGCTCAAGCGAGAACCCATAACTAATATCCCTTTTGAAACAGTCACTAGCAGTGATCCAGTTTCAAACTTAATTAAGGTTTAATGTTTCTCCCATCCTAAGCTGGAAAACACAGCGATCGCTCCTCTGCTTACTTGGGGTTGCGATTGCCTACTTACTTTCAATCCAACTTATGGGGTATTCTCCGCCGGTGTTGGGCTGATTGTAGCCCAGTTTGACTAACCCTCGTTTAATGCGTTTCCAACTGCCATGAGCCTTGACTGATATCGGGATGACTGGATTCGAACCAGCGGCCCCTTCGTCCCGAACGAAGTGCGCTACCAAGCTGCGCTACATCCCGTTGCCAAATTAATCAATCACACTTAAGATATCACGCCGCATTACTAAATTACCAACTTACCTCACTACCAATCGCTTTGCCTGTTAGAATCAACACTGAGTATGAGTAAATTCAGTGGTTAAAGCCTAATCGTGACTGTTAAGCCAGACTGGTTGCGGGTCAAAGCGCCTCAATGGGAGCGCGTCGGCAACGTTAAAGAAATTCTGCGGGATTTAGCCCTTAATACAGTTTGCGAGGAAGCCTCTTGTCCTAACATTGGCGAGTGCTTCAACGCCGGAACGGCAACCTTTTTGATTATGGGACCAGCTTGTACGCGCGCCTGTCCCTACTGTGATATCGACTTTGAAAAAAAGCCCAAACCCTTAGACCCCACAGAACCAGAGCGATTGGCGCAGGCGGTGCAGCGACTGAGACTCAATCATGTTGTGATTACCTCTGTGAACCGTGACGATCTGCCGGATGGCGGCGCAATCCAATTTGCCCGGTGTATTCAAGCTATTCGCGCCACATCGCCCAAGACAACAATCGAGGTACTGATCCCAGATTTGTGCGGTAACTGGAATGCTTTAGAAATTATCCTGCAAGCCCAGCCAGAGGTGCTAAACCACAATACAGAAACGGTACCCCGTTTCTATCGACGAGTGCGTCCTCAAGGAAATTATGACCGGACAATGGAACTGCTGAAGCGCTCTCACGAATCTGCTCCTTGGCTCTATACTAAATCTGGTTTAATGGTGGGACTTGGAGAAACCGATGCCGAAATCAGACAAGTTATGCAAGATCTGCGAGCTGTAGATTGCGATATCTTGACGCTTGGGCAATACCTCCAACCAAGCCAAAAACACTTAAAAGTGGAAGGTTTTATCCCACCAACGCAATTTGATGCCTGGAAGCAGTTTGGCGAGTCTCTGGGATTCCTCCAAGTAGTCTCCTCCCCCCTAACCCGCAGTTCTTATCATGCCGAACAGGTGAGGGAATTAATGCAACGTTATCCTCGGCATCAATTTTAGCTTGGTGATCAATCCAAAATCCAAAATCCAAAATCCAAAATTAGTCACGATTATTGGTGCTGGTGCTTGGGGTAGCACTTTAGCAACCCTGGCAGCAGCGAATGGTTGTAGTGTAAGGTTGTGGTCTCGCCATTATTCTCAAAGCCTAAAAGCGATGTTAGAGGGCGCTGACATCGTTTTATCTGCCGTCTCTATTAAAGGTGTGAGAGCGGTAATAACAGAAATACAGTCTTTACCCGTCTCCTCAGAAACAATTTTTGTCACGGCTACTAAAGGCTTAGATCCAGCCACAACTTTAACTCCCTCTCAAATTTGGCAAAAAGCATTTCCTGACCGTTCAGTCGTTGTCCTATCCGGTCCCAATTTGTCTAAAGAAATTCAACAGGGAATGCCAGCTGCAACCGTTGTTGCTAGCACTGCTGCAGTAGCAGCTAAGGTGGTGCAAGCGGTGTTTTCTTCTAGCCGGTTTCGAGTTTATACCAATTCTGACCCACTGGGGGTAGAGCTGGGTGGAACGCTGAAGAATGTAATTGCGATCGCTGCTGGTGTATGTGATGGATTGCAGCTGGGAGCCAACGCCAAAGCTGCTCTAGTAACCCGTGGACTGACAGAAATAATTCGGATCGGCAACTGCTGGGGTGCTAAGACGGAAACTTTTTATGGTTTATCTGGATTAGGCGATTTGCTAGCAACCTGCAACAGTCCTTTGAGCCGTAATTATCAAGTTGGCTATCAGCTGGCTCTGGGTAAAACCTTGCCAGAAATTCTTGCCCAGTTAGAAGGAACTGCTGAGGGAGTTAACACGACCCAGGTTTTGATCCAGCGAGCTAACCAGCAAAAAATTTCTATGCCCATTACAGTTGAAGTCTATCGCTTACTTCAAGGTGAAATCACACCCAGACAAGCTCTAGAAGCGCTAATGCTGCGAGATATTAAGCAAGAGTCCAACTAGAGCGTCTGAATTTGATCGTAATTCATTCCGTCGCCAACTTGAGAATTACGGCGCGGGCTTTCGTTGGGACACTAGCTAAATTTGCACTTCCATCGAATTTATGATAGGAGAGTTGCACCAGTACAAATTGGTAGAGGAATTGAGAGTACCCACTACACTCACTACTCACCACTCACTACTCACTCCAAAAGATCGTGGCGCAGGTTGTTTTAGAAAACGTTTACAAAAGCTTTTCTGCTCGTCAAAGTGAACGAGCTGTTGTTCCAGTAACACCAGAACCATTCCTCACTCCAGTGGATACCTCCCCCGTAGTGAAGAGTGACCAAGCTACTCAGCGGGTAGATAGCGTTAATGTCTTACGACGCATTAACTTGACGGTGGAAGATGGCGAATTTATGGTGCTGGTGGGACCTTCTGGTTGCGGTAAAAGTACCCTACTACGGTTAATTGCCGGATTGGAGGAAACAACTGGGGGCAATATCTGGGTAGGCGATCGCTTGGTCAACGATCTACCGCCGAAGGAACGAGACATCGCTATGGTGTTTCAAAACTACGCCCTCTATCCCCATATGACGGTTTATGACAACCTCGCTTTTGGATTGCGGCGCACAGGCAGGGACGAGGGGCGAGAGGCGAGGGGCGAGAGGGAGAAATACTCTAGATGGGCAGAAAACTTGTTGGTGGGGATGACGCGATCGCTGCCTAAAGGACTGCGCTACGTGACTGAACGAGAACGAGGAGTTGACCAGCAGGTGCGCCAGGTAGCGGCGCTGTTGCAAATTGAACCTTTATTAAAACGGTTACCGAAACAGCTGTCTGGAGGACAAAAACAGCGAGTGGCACTGGGACGGGCGATCGCGCGTAATCCTCAAGTTTTTTTAATGGATGAACCGCTTTC
This window of the Chroococcidiopsis sp. CCMEE 29 genome carries:
- a CDS encoding ATP-binding cassette domain-containing protein, giving the protein MAQVVLENVYKSFSARQSERAVVPVTPEPFLTPVDTSPVVKSDQATQRVDSVNVLRRINLTVEDGEFMVLVGPSGCGKSTLLRLIAGLEETTGGNIWVGDRLVNDLPPKERDIAMVFQNYALYPHMTVYDNLAFGLRRTGRDEGREARGEREKYSRWAENLLVGMTRSLPKGLRYVTERERGVDQQVRQVAALLQIEPLLKRLPKQLSGGQKQRVALGRAIARNPQVFLMDEPLSNLDAKLRAETRAQIVRLQRQLDTTMIYVTHDQTEAMTMGDRIAVMNHGQIQQVAPPLELYNRPATRFVAEFIGSPPMNFLPVQFHAPRLINHPQFRLTLPEVWANALQKYDGQSLILGIRPEHLSLSVAAPKNLPVQVDLVEALGNETYLSLSLVGATTNATTPLQVRIAPDRVVTVGEQLWLSLTPDKLHFFDSGTGVAINQK
- a CDS encoding RsmB/NOP family class I SAM-dependent RNA methyltransferase, whose protein sequence is MEKPSNLLIKLSRRLFNDPSEQEKFIEALIYPKPFLPCILWCQEKPAGLSFSVEPSLSWQPSFVERLSLGEKPGQHSLHESGYYYCLDFSSIFAASTLLTIPLSVQLVFDMCAAPGGKSIFAWKALQPELLMSNEVIGKRTGMLISNLKRCHISPCVALSKDSSILAQLIPNSSNVVIVDAPCTGQSLLAKGGKAPGCFHPTAINKSANRQKRIIANSAQLVAPQGYLAYMTCTYSPEENEQVCEWFLEKFPQFEPLVIPHLATYQSHLASIPCYRMWPQAGLGAGAFTILFKNTEEGPVNQIDTNVFSDQGFTRIL
- a CDS encoding NAD(P)H-dependent glycerol-3-phosphate dehydrogenase — protein: MQNPKLVTIIGAGAWGSTLATLAAANGCSVRLWSRHYSQSLKAMLEGADIVLSAVSIKGVRAVITEIQSLPVSSETIFVTATKGLDPATTLTPSQIWQKAFPDRSVVVLSGPNLSKEIQQGMPAATVVASTAAVAAKVVQAVFSSSRFRVYTNSDPLGVELGGTLKNVIAIAAGVCDGLQLGANAKAALVTRGLTEIIRIGNCWGAKTETFYGLSGLGDLLATCNSPLSRNYQVGYQLALGKTLPEILAQLEGTAEGVNTTQVLIQRANQQKISMPITVEVYRLLQGEITPRQALEALMLRDIKQESN
- a CDS encoding PLP-dependent aminotransferase family protein yields the protein MKIPLDRQSPYPLYLQIRDYLSRLIQSGSLPPAARLPSIRTLSESVQVNKLTVIEAYGVLEADGLIHARQGAGYFVNSTANSTLKLHSTFAPAQNVIISEGGGSFFEQYAASLQAQQQGKIIDFSSGFPRASDLDSFQRIAKRAVARSAEALFRYDFPQGQLALQQQIVQMLVQQGLEVSTEELIITNGSEQALSLAIRYHVQPGDWVIVETPTYHGALAILENLGAKVIGIPMTAEGMNLELLEQYLRSHRPKLIYTISTLHNPTGITTSQTHRQQLLSLAEHYECPILEDNAYEGLNFEPVPAPIKALDRHDWVTYISTFSKTLMPGLRVGYMVVTGQHYRPILEQKILQDLHVSTVSQAIVREFLTSGHYRRYLSRLRTSNLQSRNAMLQALERYFPQQVCWTVPKGGLFLWVHLPNGLPMQVICREALAQNILVASGAAFFPGQQGYPAMRLNFSHSLAEIERGILVLGRLLKQHLGLGISAQEPQLKREPITNIPFETVTSSDPVSNLIKV
- a CDS encoding class I SAM-dependent methyltransferase, yielding MTNPVQPSERKQEVTLGFNLASTGYDKPALRFLPTCAERLVELAKLQSGQKVLDIATGTGTAAIMIANHVGSTGKVVGIDLAPDMLEQAQQKVAAAGLKNIELRQEDAEQLSFNDNSFDAVLCASGIFFLPDMLAGLRDWQRVTRAGGLVAFSSFNQTAFKPMSTRFRTQIENYGALFPSASGRLDTPEKCFNLMQEIGFEEIEIQTEQLGYYLSSVDEWWELVWNAGFRIPLSQIPAEKLEQFKAEHLAAIETLMTAQGIWLDVETIFVMGKKPLDEH
- the lipA gene encoding lipoyl synthase, whose product is MTVKPDWLRVKAPQWERVGNVKEILRDLALNTVCEEASCPNIGECFNAGTATFLIMGPACTRACPYCDIDFEKKPKPLDPTEPERLAQAVQRLRLNHVVITSVNRDDLPDGGAIQFARCIQAIRATSPKTTIEVLIPDLCGNWNALEIILQAQPEVLNHNTETVPRFYRRVRPQGNYDRTMELLKRSHESAPWLYTKSGLMVGLGETDAEIRQVMQDLRAVDCDILTLGQYLQPSQKHLKVEGFIPPTQFDAWKQFGESLGFLQVVSSPLTRSSYHAEQVRELMQRYPRHQF
- a CDS encoding DMT family transporter, which translates into the protein MRRYQGNRGVDPEMLGLGYGFLGVLGFSLTLPATRAAVTDLDPAIVGLGRAVVAALLAVIVLWATHQPLPNRKHWGSLLIVAAGVILGFPLLSAWAMQQLPAAHGAVVLGLMPLATAIAATFRAGERPSLSFWIASIAGSTTVILFAVISGAGQIQGADVALLGAGVAAAVAYAEGGRLARFLGGWQVICWALVLAAPLLILLVAIALWQHGLVASPTAWLGFGYVSIVSQFLAFFAWYQGLAMGGVARVGQIQLLQPFLTIFASALLLGEAIAPITIGAAAVVVTTVALGKKAAIQRRLL